The DNA window aatcaaTCATCTCATCAAATAACCACCACATATCTCATTTTAATCCTAACATTAAACCAACATGAGACTTTAGAGTGATATGCCCCTTAGGGCTAAGGATcttgtttttttagttattcTTGTTTAGTAGATAATTATTTAGTATTAAAAGtttgtattaaatataattttaatgaatgcAACTtacttattgtttttttctcgttaattgaagttttttttatcaattgtAAGAGGATttgtcttttctttctttctttttgctTCTCTTATTATTTGGTCATTTTCCTGTAATCATGAAACATTGCCTTTGTGTTCCCTCAACATGTAAAATCAATATTTATCTAGTTGAGAACAAATGATACACGATACTTGATTCAATAGTTTCAAGTTGGTTTATAAGTGCAAAAGTTTCTTAGTTCATCCCAATAATGTTTTAGTACAAACTAAGATGATGACGGATCAGATTGGTTAATTCAGTTTGCACAGTATCATTTCTTGAGTTGTGAAGtctacatttataataaattcaaaaaaaattaatcatagttTATTAGATTTGAGTTTGAtcataaactaaatttatttaagtttatcaCCTTAATGTTTACCCtttaaatatattgttgttAAGGGTTTATTGTGTAAGccaaaattttagagagataaatagTGTGAGACAAaactttgttttcttttctcttAATAGCGAAATCAGGTGGCGGCTAAAGTGGACATAACTCTTTTGATTGAGCCACTATAAATGTGTGTCTtcttatattgttatttttttttatgtttttatagaTCCTTTCAAGCAGGTTGGATTTCGGCACTCAAATCCAAACAATTATTATTAGAGCTACTAGACTGTTATTTATTGATCTTTCTTTTTACTGATTGTAATTTCTCCCTTGTTAGCATTCATGAGTTTGGTAATCTATTTTTTAAGACCAAACAGGTTGGCTCTTTGATTATAAACAACCTTCTAAATTCCTTATTTCTTCCCTGTTTTCCTGctacattttttttagaatttttattaacaatttgtTTCTTACCTTTGTTGCATCCCTATTTTTTAtggataatttcttcagcaattttattaattttcttttcagctacctcccttaaaccttccatcacaaattttTTGACTCCTTATActtattgattttctttttcccattttaatgaaaaacagaacaaaacaacaaagCAATAAAGAAGAGCAATTCCAGAATATGGTACATCAAAAATCTTAACTATTATAGAATAGGGTAAACCagaaaccctaaccttccaaccaagctttGTAGATGAATGAACGACCTAACAATTAGAGACGATACCGTGTCGTTCGTGAcgattgtgtcgatcgtgtGCACGTTTGACAAGCGATACGGAGCAACTAACAACGTGATCTCAATAAGCGAACCGCAACCTTGATACCGTGCTAAATCGTGTCGATTGTTCCATTTGTGCCAATCATGtcgttcgtgtcgatcgtgttgtTTTTTTATTCGTGATGAAAGAATTTATTGCCAGAATTTTCGTCAAAAACCTAAAATCTCTAGAGCTTTTGATACCAACTCCAATTTGTTTTTTAGATAGCCAAAACACAATACCTCTCATATAACAAAagtagtatataaaataaattaaatgttcaaaataacattatatataaaagaatttcacaactaatataaaaaataaaaaaatataattgttgtAATTCCGGAAATTTTAGTGCTTTcaattgtataattaattagtttttttataataattaatttaattaggtaaattaagttagttattttgtttaactaaaatattatttgttttatatttatagatattttttatgACAGAAAAGAATTGAGATAGATAAAATAGTAGAATAaagtatttattaatataaaagaaaaaaattatttatacgtATTTAATTGTATAACTAGCTTATCATTCGTCTAAgtattaataaaatgtcatttaaacatacgTACTATAAAAATAGACTCGTCTAGTCTCTTTTAGTAaaccatatttaatttttatttttaaactagcATGaatctcgtgcatttgcacgagtaatgatataaaaaaccgtgaaaaattATTACcgtaaaaatgtttatgggcggatcaacccacaattcgactcaagtatctatttactctcatatatatccaaattaaccacagctctcgactccgacaatccggacactttaaaaattaaacattattatatatatatatatatatgtatattagttagttaaaaaattgaacttatattgttaaaatgtcccgcgttcatcaaattttgtgttgaatttaaaatataaagtgttattagcctagttggttaaaaggttgtacttgttttgttaggttgtaaattcgaaccatacctataacatttttaattttatttttaaccattttaagtttatgggcggatcaacccacaatcagacccaagtatctatttactctcatatatatacaaattaaccacagctctcgatcccgacaatccgtacactttaaaaattaagcattattattattattatatatatatatatatatatatatattagttagttaaaaagttgaacttatattgttaaaatgtcccgtgttcatcaaatttggtgttaaatttaaaatataaagtgttattaatctagttggttaaagagttgtacttgtttttgttaggttgtaagttcaaaccatacctataacgtttttaattttatttttaaccgttttaagttaatgggcaggttaacccacaatccgacccaagtatccatttactctcatatatatatccaaattaaccataacttttaacccgacaatctggacactttaaaaattaagcatcataatatatatatatatatatatatatatatatatatatatatatatatatatatttttgtatatttattaattaaatatcaatatattttctcattctttctttttttttattaataaatgaactctttatttttttatcttttttataaatttcttattattctttattactttaatttaattttatatatatatattttgatattattttaatatatgtatttctAGCACAGTGATAACGGATGAAAACAATGCTTaacatatttgttaaaattaaattgttgttttatttcgtaatttgttattattttatttacaagaaTGTTCATCAACTAGatttttcattcttttctttagttttgtatattatattatatatataatatttgttaatttttctaCGACTAAATTGATAAGCCAACCGAACCAATCTTATAATCGACAAAACCGAACTAATGTTTAACCGTCAACCGACGGatgagaattttgaaaaattgacaCCAACGACGTCGTTTGAAATGAATTTTAGATGAAAAAACCACCGAACTGACTACCTCCCTAGATTACATACCTCCTATTATTGAGGTTTGTTCATATCTTGTTGACGTTATGGGAATCAAATAGATGTGTTTGAAAATGGAAAAGAAAGAGGCTTTCGACTTCATAATCCTTATTCAGGAGGAGCTCACTTAATTAGATCAGAGTCTTCATGAGTTCTAATTTGCGTCATCCAATTacttttagtttgattttggatcatcaatgaaattctaattctaattgttAATGAGTTTCAATTCTATATTTATGTTTAGAAAATCCATAAAACTATAattcttttatcttttaaatgcttataaatatacaaaactcatttttaaatttaacataacaCAACCTTAAGGAATTAATAAAATCGTGTAATTAAAGAATTAAGGAATAACATATCCGGGTAGGGTTGAAATGTGtagaattaaactaatttaagcGAATTCAAAGTAAAAAAGATAAGTTCatcttaattttgttaaaattcaaattcattttcacattgtaaatatttaaatcacGCAAACAATCATAAAATTGTCACCCATAATTCCAAGTCAATATCAAATTTCAATAACAAAACACAGCTgtaatttagtattatttaagTAAATCGAGTTATATAACTTATTGAtcttaacatttttattaaagcTGACATATATATGATCCTTATTTAATATCTTACATAGAGATGCCATATATATGATCGCGACCATAGATTTCACTCACTTGAATTAGCCTCTGCAAAAGCCAATTGAAAACGAGTCATGTCTTCCTCGGTCATGGTAACCCACGCCTCTATTCCATCTTTGCTATTAGAATCGATGAATAAAGCAAAGTTCTTCATGTTCACACTTGCTAAGCTCGCCCAAATAGGCTTCCCCATACCGAAATCGGCTTCATAAACCCCAAATCTACACCAACTGCTGAATCTGAATAATTCTACTTCCTTGCTTTTCAATAGTTCACTCATATTCTCCACATATTCCATCATCATCGCGAACCCCTCCTCCCCACGAACCATTTGTATGGCCTCGTCGTTGACTGTCTTGATTCCATCCCTCACATTCCTAGCGAGGATTGCTAAGTCCGAGTCTTCGAATTTAGAAATTGCATATCCCAAGCCGATGAGATTCCCAAACACGTGCTCTGGTACTGGAGGCACCATTCGAGTCCTTAGGTTCACATTGTGAGATGCAATATATTCTTTCCTAAGCTTATCACCCGAAGCATACTTCCATATGAAAGCTGTGACGACCTCAACTCGCGTGGGCTCACCCATATCCGGATGATCGGTTTTTGCTTTTGCTcgcattgtttttatttgactaccaataaaaacaaacttcctTGTGACGAGACTCTCTGTCCCCAAATCTAATTGAGGACTTTGGTTCACAAAATTCTTCTTGGGCGGGAAGAGTGACGATGAGATGAAGCTCGGCTTCACCACAATGATATCTCCACGAGATATGGTAGCCCACGACGTAATGAATGAGAAGTATGAGCACCCATCGGCAATCTTATGTGGGATGTAAGCCCCGATGGCTATGCCTCCGCAATTAAAGTAGTTAACTTGGATTACGAACAACTCTTCCTCATCGACTTCTGATGGGATCTTGTTCATTGGAGGAATAAGTTGATCAATAACTATTGCTTCATCGCACCCGATCACGTCCATGATCAAGGAATCCACTTTCGCCTCGATATATCGAACCCCCATGTCGTTGCAATCTACTGAGTTGTCACCTTTGTTAAGTCGCCCAGCCAAAGGGTAGAACAAGGTCAAGGTATCGGAGAGAGATTCTCTCAGGCGGGAAGACATGTCATGTTGGGTGGTCGGACTCGATTCGTCATGGGAATAATAGAGAATTACGGGGATTGATATAGGGGGAATGATTTGATCCAACGAGGAGATTTGATATTTTTTGAAGACGTCCTTTGTAGGAGAGGATGGCCTCACAAATTCATTTGACAAGATATTGATCTTCAACGCCATTCTTATGTGTTCTATAGCTATCTCAATTCTCAACTATAAATATGGATGTAAAATGATTACTGCATGTAAATCTTGCAATTTATGTTATTCAATAGGTTAGTTttcatcatattatttattgtaCTAATAATAAATGAACTATCATTTAATTAGGTTCATATATAATTTCacgattatataatattattggcCATGGGCCAATTAATAAAGTTTGGTGTTAATAAAGTTTGGTGTGATGAGAATTAAATTTGAATGTATTCAataaatcaaaaacaaaaaaatgaccGAATTTTTGTATATAAGTTATGTGCCAATTAATAAAGTTTGGGGTAATCACAActaaattttaagattattaaaaacaagggacaaattttgaaaattaacacGTCCCAACCTCAACTTCTTACatttgtaaattataaaatacatatttaaaactaacctattaataatataaaactattttttttttttaaatctatatatgtggttaattttgatatatatgtgagacaaaataaatatttgcgtcggatcgtgggttgactcgcacataaacttgaaacgattaaaaataaattaaaaatctatatgtatgttttgaacctactacctaacaaaaacaagtgtaattctttaaccaattaagctaataaaattttatattttatattcaatactaaatttgatgaacgatGAGAAATTTTTAACAATacaagttcaaatttttaaataactaatatataataataataatgcttaaatttaaagtgttcggattgtcagGGCGAAAGATAtggataatttgaaaatatacgtgagttaaaatgaatatttgagtcagATCGTGgattgacccgctcataaacttaaaacggttaaaaataaaattaagtttagaaagtgaggataagtaagtcgggttgtttattgtaaaatatgcgAGGAGTGACTCGATTAATtgtcttctttttatttataatatacctaataaataaaaccaataattcaaaatttatttaaaatagtattaaaaaatctaacattaatagtataatatatatattattattattattattattattattattattattattatcttagtgaaaaaaataataaatttttaaaatcaaaatttaattaaacatattaaaataataagtatttattaaatacttaaaaaatacaaatatcatatatatatatatataaatattttttaattgtttatcatataaattatgtatgcatacacaaaattatatatataaatcaaaaatcTTAAGTGGTCTAGTGGTTGAAGTGTTCATTTTACATAATAGAGACCATTGTTCAAATTTcgtttttttaaactattaaaaaaatattaatggttTGTATGTGAAATAAAAATGTTGGTTTATCGAAGTGAGAAGATGGTTGGATGTGAAATGATattgatggttaaaatatgtgatgaaattgGTGGGtgggtaaatgacattcacgggattagattttgattgagatggatagttaaaatatgaaatgaaattagtggttgggtaAATGacaaggtcacgagattagagatcAATTgagttgtaaaaaaatattaaatgagatggttggttagtcgaagtgaggataagtaagtcgggttgtttattataaaatatgtgagaagtgagttgtttgaccgaaatgaaagtaAGTCTCAAAATGAGAGGTTAATTGAGATTTGTGgataaaaatgtggaatgagatcgTTGGTTAGTCTAAGTGAGTATGCCACAtaatgagaggtcgattgggaaTTGGTGGGCCAaggtgagggtaaaagagattgataatgTAAAAAAGTGAAAGTTTTAGGTCACGGTATGAGATGTCCGATTatggtggataaatatggaatgagatggttggccattcgaagtgaggataagtaaTTCGggttgtttattgtaaaatgTGTGAGGAGATGGAttgtttgaccgaaatgaaattAGAGacgagaggtcgattgagattggtgggataaaaatgtggaatgagatgattgattaATCGAAGTAAGTAAGGTCATGCGACGAGACGTCGGTTAGGGGGATTGATGGattaaagtgagggtaaaagagattgataatATTGAAGATGGTAAAGATTTAACCGAAATAAAAGTGTGTAAGGTCACAATATGAGAGGTTTGATTAGGGTaaggataaatgtggaatgagatgattaGTTAGCCGAAGTggggataaaaaaaaatcaggttgtatattgtaatatatgtgaggagatgggtcacgagataagaggtcgGTTGATGATTGGTGACCAAAGTGAGgagagtaaaagagattgataatgTTGGAGATAATTGTTTTGACCAATTGAAAGTGTAAGATCACATATGAGAGTTCAATTATTGAGATGAATAAATGTGCAATGAGATGGATGGCTAGCTGAATTGATGATAAAATTGTTGggttatatattgtaaaatatattaggAGAAGGGTTGTTTGTTGAAGTGAAAATAAGGTTTCGATATGAGAGATCGATTGTGAATTGGtggataaatataaaatgagatggTTAATTAGTCAAAATGAAAGTAAGGTaatgagatgagaggtcgattatggtggataaatgtggaatgaaatGTATGGTTAGATGAAGTGAGGATAAAAATATCaggttgtatattaaaaatattgagaaaattGGTTGTTTGATGTAGTGTAAGTAAGGTCTTTGAGAGATGAGAGTTagattgtgattggtggataaatataGAATGAGATGTTTCTTGATTAGTTGAAGTGAAAATAAGGTAAagatatgagaggtcgattgggaaataaattgatattggtggttaaaatatgcgagaaGATTAGTTGTTTGATCAAAGTGAAAGTTAAGGTCATGAGATAAGAAGTCTGATTTGCattggtagataaatgtggaatgagatggttggtcaaTGGAAATACTTTAAGATCATgcgatgagaggtcgattgagcaTTGGTGGgctaaagtgagggtaaaaaagcgattggtaatgtttgagatttttgattTGACCAAAgtaagtgtaaggtcacgagatgagaggtacATTGGAAAAGAATATGTGacgagatatgtgagaagatgattGTTTTActaaagtgaataaaatatgaaatggtagtaatctattttttattctaatatattattcgcgatttattaagaatttaaaatattgaatacatattttaaaattattatatatttttttttatatttttgtccATGTGC is part of the Impatiens glandulifera chromosome 1, dImpGla2.1, whole genome shotgun sequence genome and encodes:
- the LOC124931590 gene encoding stemmadenine O-acetyltransferase-like; translated protein: MALKINILSNEFVRPSSPTKDVFKKYQISSLDQIIPPISIPVILYYSHDESSPTTQHDMSSRLRESLSDTLTLFYPLAGRLNKGDNSVDCNDMGVRYIEAKVDSLIMDVIGCDEAIVIDQLIPPMNKIPSEVDEEELFVIQVNYFNCGGIAIGAYIPHKIADGCSYFSFITSWATISRGDIIVVKPSFISSSLFPPKKNFVNQSPQLDLGTESLVTRKFVFIGSQIKTMRAKAKTDHPDMGEPTRVEVVTAFIWKYASGDKLRKEYIASHNVNLRTRMVPPVPEHVFGNLIGLGYAISKFEDSDLAILARNVRDGIKTVNDEAIQMVRGEEGFAMMMEYVENMSELLKSKEVELFRFSSWCRFGVYEADFGMGKPIWASLASVNMKNFALFIDSNSKDGIEAWVTMTEEDMTRFQLAFAEANSSE